The DNA sequence ACCTGAAGATAGTGAATTAATAAATCGAATCTTCAGAGCATTTCATACAATAAAAGGGACATCCAGTTTCCTGGGATATGATCAGCTTGTGGAGCTCGGCCATGCGGCTGAGGATGTGTTAAGCCTTTTACGGGACGGTGAGCGTATTGTAACATCAGATATAATGGATATTCTTCTTAATGCAATTGATAAACTTAAAATTTTGGTTGATCAGATTCGGAACGATAAAATTGAAGCAATTGATCTTTCGAATGTATTAAAAGAGCTGTTAAAAATAAAAAATGGTGAAATCGGGATAAAAAATCTGGCTGAGAAGACATCCGAAACAGAAAGCAGCCCGGAAGAAGAGAAGAGGCCTGATGGAAACAGAGAAGAGAACCTGAAGAAGAGTGCTCCGGAGAAAAAAGAGAGAGGAGACAGGTTTAAAGGTGTGGAGACTTCAACCATACGTGTTGATGTGGAAAGACTGGACGGCTTGATGAATCTTGTAGGTGAGCTTGTACTTGAAAGAAACAGGCTTCTGCAGGTAAACAGAGAATTCAGGGTAACTCAGGATTGGCAGGATTATGAAGAGAAAGTCGCAGATACAACAGAAAAAGTAAATTTTATCACTGCAGAGCTTCAGCTTTCAGTATTAAAAATGAGAATGGTTCCTATTGACAGGCTTTTTAAAAAGTATCCCAGACTTATGAGGGATATTGCAAGAGACAAGAATAAAAAAGTTGAGCTTGTAATTTCCGGAGGTGAGACCGAGCTTGACAAGACAGTTATTGATCAGGTTGGGGATCCTATTGTTCATCTTATGAGAAATGCAATTGATCATGGAGTTGAACCCCCTGAAGAGAGGCAGAGAATGGGGAAGCCGAGAACAGGGAAAATAGAGCTTTCTGCTTCTCAGGAAGGGAATCACATAATTATTTCTGTCAAAGATGACGGAAGGGGCCTTGATATTGAAAAGATAAAACAAAAAGCACTTGAAAAGAAAATGGCCACGGAAGCGCAGCTTAAAGGAATGTCAGACAATGATGCAATGCAGTTAATATTCGAACCTGGTTTTAGTACTGTCGATAAAGTGAGTGACCTCTCGGGCAGAGGTGTGGGGATGGATGTAGTGCGGAATAATATCCGTAATCTAAATGGGATAATTGACATGCGCAGCAATTTCGGCAGGGGTACAGAAGTTATTTTAAAACTGCCGCTGACGCTTGCTGTAATTCAGGCTCTGATGGTAGGAGTGGGCAGGGAAATTTATGCAGTTCCTTTGACATCAGTAATTGAAACAATCAGAATTGATACAAAAGAAATTCAGACAATTGATCATAGAGAAGTGATTAGGCACCGTGATTCAGTAATACCTGTGCTTTTCCTGAAAAGAATTTTTAATGTTGCCAATGACAGTGATGATGTAAGTGATGGAAAATCAATTAAATATGTAGTTTTAATTGCAATCGCGGAAAAACGTTACGGGCTTATTGTTGATCATCTTCTCGGACAGGAAGAAGTTGTTATTAAATCTCTCGGAGAATATTTGGGAAATGTACCCGGAGTAGCAGGAGGTACAATCACAGGGGACGGGCTTGTACGATTGATTCTGGATACTGCCAATGTAGCGGAAATCGCAAAAGAGAAGTATTATTCTGCTCAGAATACGGTAATAGAGGATTAAAGGATATAGAATGAGCGATTTGTTAAAAATACGTGATTTGGTTTATCAGGAGACAGGAATGTATTTCCCTGATGATAAACAGTACTATTTTGAAGGCAGGTTTAAACGCCGGATTGAATCATTGGGGCTGAAAGATTTTAGTGAATATTATTCCTATCTGTCAAAGAAGGAAAACAAGAGAGACGAATTCTTAAACTTGATGAATGAACTCACAATCAATGAGACAAGTTTTTTCAGGAACAAGGCTCATTTCCATGCGCTTCAGGAGATTATAATCCCGGAAATTGCTGAGAAGAAAAAGGATATGGCTTTCAGGAAGATTAAATTCTGGAGTGCCGGATGTTCATCAGGAGAAGAAGCATATACAATTGCAATGATAGTAAATGAGTTGAAGGAAACAATTTTAAGCGGATGGAGTATTGAAATAATTGCTACTGATATTAGTGAAAGAGTTCTGAATATTGCAAGAAAAGGTGAATACAGACAATATGCTGTCAAAAATATGCCTGAAGAGTATAAAAACAGATATCTAACCTTTAATAACGGAATCTATACTGTAAAAAAAGAACTGAAAAATTATATAAAATTTTCAAATGTAAATCTTAATAATGACATGTCAATGCTTTTTATGAAGGGGTTTGATATTATTTTCTGCAAGAATGTTTTGATATATTTTGACCTTGCGTCAAAAAAGAGAGTTATTTCACATTTTTTTAACGCCCTTGATGTAGGGGGAAATCTGTTCATCGGGTTCTCAGAGTCGCTTTTTGGAGTTGACAGCAGATTTAAACTTGTTCATTTCCCCGGGGGAATGGCTTACCGCAAAGATATTCATATTTAGAGGTAAAAGATGAGGGTTAATGATAAAGATTTGTTAGTTAATACATATGTTACCCGCGCAATGCCGATTCCGACTTTGCCGAGTGTTGTTTCAAGAATACTTGAACTTTCAGGCAAGCCGGATGCGAAGGTGGAGGAAGTTGCAGATGCTATTCTGACGGATAAAGTTTTAACTGCACGCATGATAAGATTGGTAAATTCTGCATTCTGGGGTATCAGGAGGAGAATAACTTCAATTCGGGAAGCGATTGTTTACTTAGGGTTGCATCAAATCCGCAGTATAGTTCTTACTACATCTCTATTTAATTCTTTTCCGGAGAAGAATCCTTCTTTTGATATCAGGCGTATTTGGGAACACGGGCTTGGTGTTGCTATGGTAAGCCGCCGTATTGCTGAAAAAGTAGGGTACAGTGATTCTGAAAAGGCGTACATCGGGGGATTGATGCATGATATAGGGGAAGTTTTGCTGAGCCAGTACAGCCTTAATGAATTTGAAGAAGTGATTGAAGTTGTTAAAAATGAAAAGATATCTTTTTATGATGCGGAGAACAGGGTTATAGGTGTGAATCATACTGATTTTGCAGACTGGTTTGGCGAGCACTGGGGCTTTTCGGAAGAGTATGTTGAAGTTATTGCAAAACATCACTCATTAGAAGAAGCGGAAATCAATCCTCCTCTTGTTGCAATTGTTGTTTTGGCAGATTTGTTGTGCAGAGTACGCGGCCTTGATTACGGGTTTGAGGAAAATATAGAAATTGTTTTAAAAGATGAACTCGCATGGAAGATTCTTGTTGATGACAATCCTGATCTTGCTAAAATAGACCTTGTCAGGTTTACCCTGGATCTGGATGCACTTATTGCAGAAGTTAAAACAATTGTCAGGGATATATACAGAAGTGATGATTAGTATAAGAAAATGTTGATATGGAGACTCAATTGATATGAATAACACCCGGAAGCAAATTAATATTCTTGTTGTTGATGATTCTGCGTTCATGCGGGTTGCCCTGAAAAAAATTATTGAGGAAGACGGCACGATAAAAGTGATGGATGTTGCACGGAACGGCGAAGAAGCCCTGAAAAAGATAAAGAGGCATAAACCTGATCTTGTTACTCTTGATATTGAAATGCCTGTAATGGACGGATTAACAGTGCTTGAGAAAATCATGAATGATATGCCTATGCCTGTGATAATGATAAGCTCTTTGACAGAGGAAGGCGCTGATGCGACTATGCGTGCTCTTGATCTTGGTGCTGTTGATTTTATACCCAAGGGAGGCAAATCCTATGTAAATCTTGATATTGTCAAGGTCGGTGAGCAGCTAAGGCAGAAGATAAGGGCCATTGTTAAAAAGGGCAGAATACAAAAATACGGTATGCAACCCGGATCGGGTGCAGATAAGAAATCATTTCAGCCGGATTACGTCAATCTTCCGGCAGTAAAGGAAAAGTGCGGTGTTGTTGCTTTGGGTGTTTCTACTGGCGGCCCTCTTGCGCTTCAAAAAATGATACCTATGCTTCCGGAAGATTATCCGTCAAGTATTCTTGTTGTTCAGCATATGCCGCCGATGTTTACAAAACCTTTTGCAAAAAGATTAAATCAGCTTGCCAAAGTAAAAGTTAAAGAAGCCTCTGAAGGAGATATTACAGAACCCGGGACAGTTTTTATTGCACCCGGAGGAAAGCATATGATATTTGAAAGAAGGAGCGATGGGAAACTTGTAATAATACTTTCTGATATTCCCGGTGATACACTTTTCAGGCCTTCCGTAGATGTGATGATGCTTTCAGCTGCATCTGTATACAGAAGAAAGATTCTCGGAGTGATTATGACAGGCATGGGAAATGACGGGCTGCAGGGAATGATAAGAATTAAAGATCTTGGCGGAACAACACTTGCACAGGATGAAGCCTCATGCGTTGTTTATGGAATGCCTAAAGCATGCGTTCAGAACGGTATAATTGATCAGACCATTCCACTTGAATTGCTGGCAAACAGTATTGTTCATTATTCCGGGTAAAGATATACAAAACTGAAAGAATGGGGTGTTTAGATGGAAGAGCATTTTTCAAAAATCATAATTAATACTACAGAGAAAGTATTTAATAGTATGGTTTTTATGGATGTCAAGGGTAAGGAATCTGACGGGAATTTTACAATTGAGGGAGTTCATGTAACTGCAATGGTAGGATTTGCAGGAATTTATGTAGGCCTTTCAGCTATTCACTGTTCTATCGGGCTGGCACGTAAGATTTGTGCATCAATGCTGCAAATGGATCCGTCGAGCCTTACCAATGAAGATGTCCGTGATGCATTGAGTGAAATATCCAATATGATTTCAGGGCACTTTAAAGCACAGCTTGCAAATACAATTGATGCTGAAGAGCAGGTTTTCGAACAATCCGTACCATCTGTAATTAGCGGTGAAGATTATGAAACTCACGTTATTACTGACGCGCCTCATTATTATGCAGAATTTACAACAGGGGAAGATGTATTCTATGTAGAACTTGCGATGAAAAAGGTATGATTGCCGGAATCCGAATTGATAGTCAGTGTCTATGATTAATGTGTTATAAATTATTAGGAGTTCAGATGATTACACAAGAGACTGAAAAAGAGTTATTATCTAAAGCATTGGATGAAGTTTTTGGAACAATGATGAATCTTGAAGTGACTCATTGTGATTCGTGTGACGATGATGATATTATTCATCAAGAGCACCTGACTGCAACAATAGGTTTTGCAGGAGGATGGAATGGATTTGTTTCAATTGCATGCAGCATTACTACTGCACGGCTGATAACCCAGCTTCTCCTTGGCACCAATAGTGATGAAATCCCGTGTGATGAAATCAGAGATGCAGTAGGGGAGGTTGTCAATATGGTTGGAGGAAGATATAAGACTTTGTTTTCTGAACATCAGAATAGCAGCAGGGAAGTTTTTAAGATGTCAATACCATCTGTGGTACAGGGGAAAGAGTATAATATTTTTGCGCCTGCAAATAGCGGTTCGACAAAAATTGCAGTAGAAATAAAGGATGAAAAACTATCGGCTTTTATTGCGTTAACTGAAGATCAAGGCAATTGAGCAGGTTTAATAGGGGTAAGGAAATGAAGCCATTGCCATACATTTTAAGTGCTGTAATTATAGGTTTCGGAGGCCTTGCAGAAAAATTTGACAATACAGGACATAGTGTTACAATTGTTGTACGTCATGTTGATAAATTTAATATTCAGACTGAAAATGCTGATCAAATAAAAACAAGCGCACTTCATTGGACTTCAACGAGAAATGGAAAGAAAATTACAGTTAAAAGAATGATCTCCGGGGAAGTAACCGATCATGGGTATAATGTTATCAGATGTAATGGGGGCACTGTTGCAGAAAATATGATTTCGGCCGAATTAGACATGGATTTTATTGTTAATCTCAGCAGATCAGGGGAGTGCATTCTATATATGAAGAAGCCGAAACACGGCCGTAATAAAAGGAAAGAAGTAATTATTTATACAATAACAGACACATATTAAATAAACAGGATTAAAGAAGGCATTTCTTATGAAAACACCAAGAATTTTAGTGGTTGAAGACGAACGAATTGTATCAATGGAGATTGAAGATAAATTACGTGATCTCGGATATACAGTTGTTGCGTCAGTATCAAATGGTGAAGAAGCAGTAAAAATAGCTAAAATAGAACTGCCGGATATTATCTTAATGGATATAAAACTTAAAGGTGAGATGGATGGTATTGAGGCAGCAGCTATCATTACATCAAAATCCAATATTCCTGTAATTTTCCTTACAGCATATGCTGATGAAAGGACAATTCAGCGGGCAAAACACAGCAATCCTTACGGCTATCTTTTAAAACCCTTTGAAACAAGAGAGCTGCATACAACAGTTGAGATGGCTTTGTACAGGTCTCGTATGGAGAGGCGTATTGCTGAGAGCGAACAGTGGCTTCACACAACCTTAATCAGCATCGGAGATGCTGTTATTGCCACAGACGGCGATAAAAGAATTAAATTTATGAACAGAGTGGCGGAAAATCTTACAGGATGGCTGTTAAAGGATGCGGATAAAAAGTATGTATCCGAAGTATTCAATATTGTAAATGACGATACCAACGAGAGTATAAATTTTTTAGATACGGGTTTAAAAACAACTGACAACTACTCACTTATTACAAAAAAAGGAGATAGAGTTCAAATTGAATATACAGTTTCACCTCTTGTTAGCGAGAAGATAGCAATTGAAGGGAAAGTTTTAACTTTCCGGGATATAACAGAGAAGAAACGAACGGAAAAAGCAATTAAAGAAGCGAGAGATCAATTAAGAGAGCGCAGCAAAGCACTCGAAGCAATTAATAATAAGTTGACTGCAGAAATTGAGGAACACAACAGAACCGGAAAGGCATTGGAAGAGAGTGAAGGTAAATATTATGCTCTTTTCAATAATATTGTTGATCCTATAATTATTTTTGATAAAAAATCAAAGAGAATAGTGCATTTTAATGAATCATTTAAAAAGGTTTACGGATATTCCGATAAGGAGATCATCTCAATGACTCCTTTTGATCTCCACCCAGAGGAAGAGTTGGATTTAGTCGAAAGTACAATAGATAAACTCAGCAATTCAACACCTAATTGCTACACGCATCTGACAAAAGACGGAAGGAAGATTCTCGTTGAGGTTCTGACTCATGAAATTGAGTATCAGGGAAAACCTGCATGGATGACTATAATTAGAGATATTACCGGCAGAAAAGAAGCCGAAGAAGAGAAAAACAGAAGAATAGCACAAACAGCATTGATTAATGAAGTCGGAAGATATCTTGCAATAGAGCTTAATCATAAAAGATTGATGGACAAAATAGTAAGGGCTGTAAAGAAAACTTTCAATTTTGACTGGGTTACTCTTTTTCTGTCAGATACAGATAATAAAAAATTGATACTACACTCATTCGCAGGTGTACAGAATAATTTGTTACAGAAAGGAGATGAAATTCATTTTGGCAAAGGCATGATAGGTATGGCAAAAAGTACAGGTTCAGTCCAGGTCAGTAATGATGTCAGAAAAAATCCTTATTACATCAAGATGCGGGATGAGGATATCCTGTCGGAATTGGCAATTCCTATAATCGGAAAGAGACAGAGGGTACTGGGAGTCCTTGATATTCAGAGTAAAGAATTAAATGCATTCAGTCAGCATGATGTGGAAGCCATGGAAGCTTTGTCAACTCAGATAGCTGCTGCATTGGAGAATGCAGATTTATACAAGCAGGTAAGAAAGGAACTTGCCGAGAGGAAAAAGGCAGAAGAGGAGATGAGGAAGCTAAAAGAATTTCACGAAAGAATTCTGCAGAATATGTCAGAAGGAGTTGTTCTTGAGACGAAAAAGGGTATGCTTCTGTTTGTAAATAAGGCGGCAGCAGAAATGCTTGGAGACAGCCCTGAATATCTTATAGGGAAACATTGGAGAGATGTGATCCCGAAAAATTTGTATTCTCAGGTAAAAAATTTAAAGGACAAGATGAAAAAGGACATTACTGAGCAGCTTGACCTTGAAATAAAAACAAAAAGAGGGAAAACTGTCCCTGTTCTTGTCAGCTCCAGTTATCTTTACAATGGGAATAAATGCACAGGAATGATAGATGTACTTACAGATATAACGGAAATAAAAAAGGTTCAGGAGCAGCTTAAGCGGTCTGCAGAGGATCTTAAGTCAGCAAAAGAACTGCAGGATGTGTATACAAAAGAGCTGGAAGAGGTAATTAAGGAGTTAGAGAGGGCAAAAGAAAAAGCAGAGGAGGCAACACGCCTTAAAAGTGAATTTCTTGCCAATATGAGCCATGAAATCAGGACACCAATGAATGGCGTAATAGGCATGACAGAACTTGCACTTGACACAAATCTTGACCCCGTACAGAGAGATTATCTTGAAGCAGTTTATGTATCTGCCGAATCGCTTTTAACCCTGATAAATGATATACTCGATTTTTCCAAGATGGAAGCAGGAAGGCTTGGGCTGGAAAATATTAATTTCAGCCTTGGTAATGTACTAAACAGCTCAGTACGTTCCATATTCTACCAGGCTGAGAAAAAAAATATTGAACTCCTGTATACTATTAGCCCTGAAATACCGGATAATTTAATTGGTGATCCAGGCCGAATAAGGCAGATACTGATAAATCTTTTAAGTAATGCTTTGAAATTTACAGAAGAAGGTGAAGTTCTAATCAGAGTAGAGGAGCAGGCAAAAGTTAGGAATGATGATACTATACTGCATTTTTCAGTTACTGATTCAGGAATAGGAATCCCCAAAGAGAAGCAGAAAATGATTTTTGATGTGTTCACCC is a window from the bacterium genome containing:
- a CDS encoding chemotaxis protein CheA, encoding MESMAQDIELVKEFLNETTELLENLDNDLVSLETEPEDSELINRIFRAFHTIKGTSSFLGYDQLVELGHAAEDVLSLLRDGERIVTSDIMDILLNAIDKLKILVDQIRNDKIEAIDLSNVLKELLKIKNGEIGIKNLAEKTSETESSPEEEKRPDGNREENLKKSAPEKKERGDRFKGVETSTIRVDVERLDGLMNLVGELVLERNRLLQVNREFRVTQDWQDYEEKVADTTEKVNFITAELQLSVLKMRMVPIDRLFKKYPRLMRDIARDKNKKVELVISGGETELDKTVIDQVGDPIVHLMRNAIDHGVEPPEERQRMGKPRTGKIELSASQEGNHIIISVKDDGRGLDIEKIKQKALEKKMATEAQLKGMSDNDAMQLIFEPGFSTVDKVSDLSGRGVGMDVVRNNIRNLNGIIDMRSNFGRGTEVILKLPLTLAVIQALMVGVGREIYAVPLTSVIETIRIDTKEIQTIDHREVIRHRDSVIPVLFLKRIFNVANDSDDVSDGKSIKYVVLIAIAEKRYGLIVDHLLGQEEVVIKSLGEYLGNVPGVAGGTITGDGLVRLILDTANVAEIAKEKYYSAQNTVIED
- a CDS encoding protein-glutamate O-methyltransferase CheR translates to MSDLLKIRDLVYQETGMYFPDDKQYYFEGRFKRRIESLGLKDFSEYYSYLSKKENKRDEFLNLMNELTINETSFFRNKAHFHALQEIIIPEIAEKKKDMAFRKIKFWSAGCSSGEEAYTIAMIVNELKETILSGWSIEIIATDISERVLNIARKGEYRQYAVKNMPEEYKNRYLTFNNGIYTVKKELKNYIKFSNVNLNNDMSMLFMKGFDIIFCKNVLIYFDLASKKRVISHFFNALDVGGNLFIGFSESLFGVDSRFKLVHFPGGMAYRKDIHI
- a CDS encoding HDOD domain-containing protein — protein: MRVNDKDLLVNTYVTRAMPIPTLPSVVSRILELSGKPDAKVEEVADAILTDKVLTARMIRLVNSAFWGIRRRITSIREAIVYLGLHQIRSIVLTTSLFNSFPEKNPSFDIRRIWEHGLGVAMVSRRIAEKVGYSDSEKAYIGGLMHDIGEVLLSQYSLNEFEEVIEVVKNEKISFYDAENRVIGVNHTDFADWFGEHWGFSEEYVEVIAKHHSLEEAEINPPLVAIVVLADLLCRVRGLDYGFEENIEIVLKDELAWKILVDDNPDLAKIDLVRFTLDLDALIAEVKTIVRDIYRSDD
- a CDS encoding chemotaxis response regulator protein-glutamate methylesterase codes for the protein MNNTRKQINILVVDDSAFMRVALKKIIEEDGTIKVMDVARNGEEALKKIKRHKPDLVTLDIEMPVMDGLTVLEKIMNDMPMPVIMISSLTEEGADATMRALDLGAVDFIPKGGKSYVNLDIVKVGEQLRQKIRAIVKKGRIQKYGMQPGSGADKKSFQPDYVNLPAVKEKCGVVALGVSTGGPLALQKMIPMLPEDYPSSILVVQHMPPMFTKPFAKRLNQLAKVKVKEASEGDITEPGTVFIAPGGKHMIFERRSDGKLVIILSDIPGDTLFRPSVDVMMLSAASVYRRKILGVIMTGMGNDGLQGMIRIKDLGGTTLAQDEASCVVYGMPKACVQNGIIDQTIPLELLANSIVHYSG
- a CDS encoding chemotaxis protein CheX — encoded protein: MEEHFSKIIINTTEKVFNSMVFMDVKGKESDGNFTIEGVHVTAMVGFAGIYVGLSAIHCSIGLARKICASMLQMDPSSLTNEDVRDALSEISNMISGHFKAQLANTIDAEEQVFEQSVPSVISGEDYETHVITDAPHYYAEFTTGEDVFYVELAMKKV
- a CDS encoding chemotaxis protein CheX — encoded protein: MITQETEKELLSKALDEVFGTMMNLEVTHCDSCDDDDIIHQEHLTATIGFAGGWNGFVSIACSITTARLITQLLLGTNSDEIPCDEIRDAVGEVVNMVGGRYKTLFSEHQNSSREVFKMSIPSVVQGKEYNIFAPANSGSTKIAVEIKDEKLSAFIALTEDQGN
- a CDS encoding response regulator — protein: MKTPRILVVEDERIVSMEIEDKLRDLGYTVVASVSNGEEAVKIAKIELPDIILMDIKLKGEMDGIEAAAIITSKSNIPVIFLTAYADERTIQRAKHSNPYGYLLKPFETRELHTTVEMALYRSRMERRIAESEQWLHTTLISIGDAVIATDGDKRIKFMNRVAENLTGWLLKDADKKYVSEVFNIVNDDTNESINFLDTGLKTTDNYSLITKKGDRVQIEYTVSPLVSEKIAIEGKVLTFRDITEKKRTEKAIKEARDQLRERSKALEAINNKLTAEIEEHNRTGKALEESEGKYYALFNNIVDPIIIFDKKSKRIVHFNESFKKVYGYSDKEIISMTPFDLHPEEELDLVESTIDKLSNSTPNCYTHLTKDGRKILVEVLTHEIEYQGKPAWMTIIRDITGRKEAEEEKNRRIAQTALINEVGRYLAIELNHKRLMDKIVRAVKKTFNFDWVTLFLSDTDNKKLILHSFAGVQNNLLQKGDEIHFGKGMIGMAKSTGSVQVSNDVRKNPYYIKMRDEDILSELAIPIIGKRQRVLGVLDIQSKELNAFSQHDVEAMEALSTQIAAALENADLYKQVRKELAERKKAEEEMRKLKEFHERILQNMSEGVVLETKKGMLLFVNKAAAEMLGDSPEYLIGKHWRDVIPKNLYSQVKNLKDKMKKDITEQLDLEIKTKRGKTVPVLVSSSYLYNGNKCTGMIDVLTDITEIKKVQEQLKRSAEDLKSAKELQDVYTKELEEVIKELERAKEKAEEATRLKSEFLANMSHEIRTPMNGVIGMTELALDTNLDPVQRDYLEAVYVSAESLLTLINDILDFSKMEAGRLGLENINFSLGNVLNSSVRSIFYQAEKKNIELLYTISPEIPDNLIGDPGRIRQILINLLSNALKFTEEGEVLIRVEEQAKVRNDDTILHFSVTDSGIGIPKEKQKMIFDVFTQADGSTTRKYGGTGLGLAISSKLVEMMGGEIWVESPAKHLGTDKGGAGSTFHFTLKLGVSENQMSEKEVDDFTLAGVKILAVDDNKTNLQILGDTLKKWGGRVVLASGGREALEEIKKTEEDGKQFDIVLVDAHMPDMDGFELASKIAEMEKGTGVPVMMVSSSDIKNHKDKLDNINISCYVQKPLRQSDLKCILMDLLSKKDNRNDATCNKAGNTTMASRNKKRSNEDVKILLAEDNPINRKLAASLIAKKGWDIISVEDGEECVEAFKHGNFNIILMDVQMPRMDGVEATRKIREIDRKKNIHTPIIAMTAHAMKGDREKFLAAGMDDYIAKPMKAAQLYEIIGKYFKNREQQEVLTMDTDLANMADVMEAVDGDRDLVRELVHDFLRIYPEQLDELISAVRKSDPLLVERKAHSFKGSVGNFGVKNVQQLAYELEKMGRESKLDDADDVLNKLRLEMEKVDSYFSSNEWEKEI